The genomic segment CCACCATACCGAGCCACACAGTCTGCTGGCCGCTTGGCAACTGTCTTAATAGCATGGGCTACTTGCTGTAAACAGTGATCTCCAGCCGGGTGACCATAGGTATCGTTATAGGCCTTAAAGTGATCGACATCGCATAGGATTAAAGAAAGGGGTTGCCCTTCCCGCATTAATCGGACCCACTCAGACATAAATACTGTGTCAAATCGACGTCGGTTGCTAAGCTTAGTCAAGCTGTCTATTACAGCAATATTTTCAAGTTTACGGTTTGCTATTGTTAACTCTTTGGAGATTTTTTTCAAAGATTCGTTCTTCTCTCTCAATTCTGAGCGTAAATTTTGTCGTTCTAGAGCGAATTGAATTGAACAACATAATACAGTGGCGTCAAAATGTCCTTTGAATAGACAATCTTGTGCTCCATGCTGCAATAGGTGAAGTGCTTGCAATGGGTCCAGATTGCCACTGAGAATAATCAGAGGCATTTCAGGGAAGGTCAGCTGAATTTGTTGAAATGCTTCTAGGCCATGGGCATCAGTTAAAGATAGATCAAGGAGTATGAGGTCGAAGGCAGGATGATGGTGAAGTCGAGCTATCCCTTCTGCCAATGTCTTCCTATGTTCAAGAGTAGCGGAAAAACTGTGACGGCCCTCCAGTAATTCTTTGATGATTTCAACATCTTGTTTATCATCTTCAATCATCAAAATCCGAGTATCACCAATCTGCATCGCCTTACTCCCCTATTCTTTTTAGACAATGGCACATGCATATTAAAGTATGAACTCAAAAAAATTTGTTAATTCCATAATGTTTTCTCATCTCTCAGAATAATGTCTGCATATCTATAGTGAATTGAAAATTAACAGAAAATACAACTAATGATGAAGTAAAGATTCAGTTAAGATCTTCTGTGCTATTTGCTACTGTTATTCAATAAATTGATGCTTTACTAATCATGCTAAGTATCTTATATTCTTAGTCCTAAAATTAACCTCAATAACTAATAAGAATTGACTTGATACCAATTAGTACCTAAGAGTATAATTTTAATTATTTGCTAACCCAACTCAGTATTGGGTTTCACGAGTTTGAGAGTTACACCTTCAGGCACAGCTTGGTATAAGCTACAAATACCTAGCCTATAAAAACTCTATTTAAATTTAATGTTCGTCAATTAACTAACATCAAGAAGAGATGTTTTCTGTTAATTTTTTATTCACATAAGAAATATAATTGCATTATTGCTTGGAGGCAATGAAATAGATTTGCCGAAAATGTTCTTTACTTCATTCGATTGTCGTTTAATTTAGGTAGATGCTGGAAGTTAGTTGTTTTCTATAACGGGCATATTAATAAGAAGTAGTTTAGATGGAACTAATTTAGTGCATCGATGATTGGGACAACATCTTCTACAAAAGTTCAGCATTTTCTTGTTATTGAAGATGAATTAGGGAAGCGTACAATTCCACTACTGGAAACGACTTGTTCTATTGGCCGAGATCCCAGCAACTCGATTGTGATTCAATCACCATCAGCATCTCGTCAGCATGCTTTACTGATGAGGGTCACGATGCCTGATACCGATAGCCACATGTTTCGCTTGATTGATGGAAACCTCCAAGGTAAACGCAGTAAGAATGGTTTGAAAGTTAATGACCATACTTGTACCACACATGATTTGAATCATGGTGATGAAGTCATTTTTGGCGAGGATGTGCGGGCCAGATATTACATGACGAACAATATCGCTGATGTGCATTTTCTAGAGTCTTGTGCTGCTGATGAAGTCACGGGCTTTTTGTCTAATCTTCATAATCCAATGCAGACCTTAACGCAATCAGGTGAGGTACTTGCTAGCTTTAATGAGGCTGCTATTGTCCGTTTAGCATCTTTCCCAGAGCTCTTTTCTAACCCCATCATCGAAATTAACTTAAAGGCAAAACTACTTATTTAAATCCCGCTGCCGTAGCCCAATTCCCTCAACTACGGGATCTTCAATCTAAACACCCAATATTGGAGGGTTAGTCACATTAATTGCCAAGGATCATGAAAAGTTTTTTGTTAGAGAAGTAGAAATAGGAACCCAAGTTTTTGAGCAATCCGTTCACTTTATTGCTGAGAGTGATCTGATTCGAAGTTATATCGTTGATATTACAGAACGAAAGTTAACGGAAGCGGCTTTGAATGATAGTGAGCGCCGATTTCGGGCTATTTTCAATCAAACCTTTCAGTTCTCAGGTCTTTTGAAGCCTAATGGTATTTTGTTGGAGGCTAATCAAACTGCTCTGGAGTTTGGTGGTCTCCATTTAGAAAATGTGATCAATTGTCCACTCTGGGAAACTCGATGGTGGACCAATTCAACAGAGACTCAAAGTCGGCTCCAGAATGCTGTATTGGAGGCGGCTAAGGGAAAGTTCGTTCGGTATGAGGTGGATGTACTTGGAGCCAAGGACAAGGTGACAACCATCGATTTTTCTTTAAAGCCCGTCCGTGATGAACTCGGTGTTGTCGTGTTGCTGATTTTCGAAGGTCGAGATATCAGCTATCACAAGCAAGTTGAAGCAGACTTACAGCAGGCACATAGCGAACTTGAGTTAAGAGTGCAACAACGAACAGCTGAGCTCAAGCAGAGTAATGAGCAATTAAGAAGCGAAATTGGTGAACGTGAGCGTGCCGAAACAGCTTTGCAATCGAGTGTTGCCACTAATCGGGCCTTGATCAATGCAATGCCCGATTGGATGTTTCGCATTAATAGGGATGGTATTTTCGTCAATTATAAAGATGCCTTGAACACCAAGTTCCCCTTCCAACTGAAGAGTTTTTAGGTCAGTCCCTAGAAAGGATCTTTTGCCAAGACACGGCACAACCGTTTTTTGACTGTATTCAAGCAGCATTTACCACTAAGGAGATGCAGCTACTCGAATATCAACTGGAGTCTGAGAGTAACCTTTGCTTTTTTGAAGCTCGGATTGTAGTGAGTGCCGAGAATGAAGTGATGGCTGTAATTCGCGATATCACTGACCGCAAACGGGCTGAAGACGATATCCGCACAGCCCTGACCAAGGAACGGGAACTCAACGAACTCAAGTCTCGCTTTGTCGCTATGACCTCCCATGAGTTTAGAACCCCCTTGGCAACTATTTTGTCTTCGGCGGAGCTGTTGGAGCATTATGGCCACAAGTGGGACGATACTCGGAAGCTCAAGCACTTGAAACAAATTCAACAATCTGTAGAACATATGACAGGCCTGTTAAATGATGTGCTTCTACTGGGTAAAGCAGAATCAGGGAATCTCGCCTTTAAACCCATCCACATGCACCTAACAGATTTTTGCAGAGGTCTAGTAGAAGAGCTGCAGATTACTACGAATACTCATGAGATTGTATGCCAGTTGCAAGAACAAACTACAGAACTACATATGGATGAGAAATTGCTTCGGCATATCTTTACGAATTTACTCTCTAATGCAATTAAATACTCCCCCCAAGGAGGACGAATAGATTTTGGTTTGGCCTTTGAAAATGACTATGCAATCTTCAATGTCCAAGATCATGGTTTAGGGATTCCCCAAACGGAGTGTGATCGCGTTTTTAATTCCTTTAATCGGGCCAGCAATGTTGGCAATATTTCAGGGACAGGATTGGGGTTGGCTATCGTGAAACGTTCTGTTGATTTGCATGGGGGTGAAATCTCACTCACTAGTCAAGAAAAGGTCGGAACCACCTTTACTGTACGACTGCCAGTAGGGGGAATTAACGGGATTGGGGAAAACAAATTTCAAATGACGTTCCAGCCTCTCGCTTGACAGTTATGGTACCTGAAATCTGTTTTGTTAAGGTGTTAAGCATCCGTAAGCCCAAAGTGTGGGATCTTGCAACGTTCAGGTTAGCGGGTAAACCAATACCGCTATCGAAAATTTTCCACCTGTAAATGTTTCCGGGTTAACTTGCCAAGCCTGAGTTTTGGAGGTTTTACAATGGTTTCACTCCACTCAGATTGGAAGGCATCTCTTTTTGTCAAAGTCAAAATTGTACTCAGTGATGACTACGGCAATGTCTTACCAGCAAGTTTCGCCAGAAGAATAAGGGGATAAGCTAGTCTGAACGAGTAACTCGCGCCTTAACTGTACTGAGAACTGCGGAACTAAATGGCCAATAGCAGCAGCTCTGGCTCCCTCAAACCAATGCAGAGTAAGTGAACCCGGAATAATTTACAGGTGGGATTTTTCTAAGCTGTGTCGCCAACCAAGCAACTTATTTGGGTGAATGTGCTGACGCCATTTGAACAGTTTAGGGGTTAGGGAGAGATGCCTAGGAGATTCAGATGGGTCAGCAGGGAGCGTTCTATAGGGGTGGGGTTTATATTGAGAAATAAGGGTATTTGGTGAACAATGATTTCTGAAGGTAGAAAGACATGGTTAGGGCTTTACTCAGGTTTGGTTCTGGGGATTTCGACTTACTTGAGATTTTGCGGAGAGGGCCAGATGCTTGGAACCAGTGGCGTGAGAAAAATCCTAATCAGGAGATAAATCTCAGTGGTGCAAAACTCAACGGTGCCAATCTCCACAGTGCCGACCTCCACAATGCAAAACTAAGCAGTGCAAAACTCAACGGTGCCGATCTCCGCAGTGCCGACCTTAGCGATGCAAAGCTCAACGATGCGAACCTCACCCGTGCAAAACTAAGCAGTGCAAAACTGAACAATGCGAACCTCGTTGGTGCCAACCTTTTTGGTGCCCACCTCTTCAATACTGATTTCACGAATGTCAACCTCAGACGTGCCGAACTATTCGGTGCTATTGTTTTTGAAGAAACTAAGATTGATCCTAAATGGCTTCCTAAACCTCATCCAAGATGAGATCTGGAGTTTTTAGATCTTGGGTGTTTTTGCATAGATTCTTTTCGGGGCTTATGCGAAATACCTTCTATATATCAACAGTTTTGATTCTTTTGATTAATTCTCAGTAAAAAGGGCTCTTGTCCTCTTTTGTCGTCATAAAAAGTTATTTTTAACGTCTTTCTCTAGCTTTTTGCATAGCAATTTCAGCATTTTTCAAAGTAATATCAACCACATCATCAGCTGCCTGACCATAGCCAACACCAATGCTACCTGTGATAGTGATTTCATGATCTTGAATTGCAAAAGGCTGTTCAAGGCAAAATAACACTTTCTCCACAAATAAATCTACCTGTTTTTCATCTGTTAATTTGCTAAAAAGAATAGCAAATTGATCTCCTCCTAAACGAGCTAACATATCGTCGGGATTGATTACCTCCTGTAGCTTTACAGCTAATTGTTTCAATAGTTCATCCCCAACACAGTAGCCAAAAGAGTAATTAACCTCTCTAAAGTGATCGCAATCGATATAGAGCACGGCGAATTTATAAGATTTATCCATCTTGGCTAAAAATAGAGACTGTTCCAAACGCTTCAAGAATGAAGCTCTATTGGGGATATTTGTGAGTAGGTCATAATGACTTGTTTCTAATAAGCGGGTGTTCGAAAGTTTCAATTTACTATTCTGCTCAATGACCCATTCTTGGAGTTGGTTATTCAAACCCAGGATTTTTTCTTGAGCTGATTTTAATAAAAGCTGATTATGCACCCGTGCTAATACTTCTTCAACTTGAAAAGGTTTTGTGAGATAGTCTACCCCTCCCACATCAAAGGCTTTGACTTTATCTAAGGGATCGTCTAAAGCACTAAGGAAAATAATGGGAATATTTGCTGTTTGGGGATTCCGTTTTAGTTGAACACAAACTTCATACCCATTTAGATCTGGCATGAGGATATCTAATAGGATTAAATCGGGTAGGAGAGAGTCTACAGAGTTTAACGCCATTTCACCACCCGTTGCTTTTCGAACAGAATAGCCCTGAATAGACAACATGCTAGAGAGCAACCGCAGATTTTCTAACGTGTCGTCGACAATCAGAATCTCACTGGGAAGTAATTGGGTGGCTGGACTGGAGAGATCCATATTCAGATTAGTATGGAGTTCATTCATGGTTGGTTTTAAAGTGCGATGGGTCAAATTTGGTTGCATCATTCCATCAAAGCGTCCATCAACTGAACGATTTTCTCGAATTGATAATTCTCAACCCAGTTGGTCAAAGCTATGGCTAAAGATTGATGCTCTGAAGGGATTTGCTCAATGAGTTGTAAAAGGAGGACATCGTTTCCTTGACTCGCTCTTTGACCGATGCCCTTTATCCAATCTGGTGGCATGATCCTTAAGCTCTCTGGATCAAGATTTCCATGATTATGGGGTTGGTCTTTATTCTGGGTATCGTGCTTTTGAAGAGAGTCTTCTGTTATATATTTCACTCCAAGATGGGCTGCGATTTTCTGTATCAGTTCATTTTGTTGAAAGGGTTTGCGTACAAAATCATCACATCCTGCATCAAATATTTTTTTGTTGTTTTCTTCAAATACACTTGCTGTCAGGGCAATCACAACAGTCTCCTTCCCTTGAGAAGTCGCCTTAATGTGTTGTGTTGCCTGGTAGCCATCCATTTCAGGCATACGTATATCCATCCATATCAAATGGGGCTGCCACTCTTGCCAGATTTTTATCGCTTCTCGACCATTCTTGGCTTCTCGCACTGAGAAGCCCATCAAACATAGGAAATCAACGAGGGGAGCTCGATTCGTTTGCTCATCATCAGCAACAAGAAGGCGAAATTCAGTTGATTGGGGGCCACACAAACAGGCTGAACCATCGCTTCACTGTCAGTGTCTGTCGGCATACCATTGGTAATCACTAAGGGAATATGAAAGACGAATGTAGAGCCTTGTCCTTTTTGGCTATTGACGGAGAGATCCCCTCCCATCAGTCGTACAAACTTCTTGCTAATACTGAGTCCTAAGCCCGTACCTTCTCTTGATTCCAAGCCAATATCACCCTGCTCAAATGCAAGAAAGAGTTTATCCAGGCTTTTAGAATCTATTCCAGGACCTGTATCACTGATAGCAAACGTCAAAGTCTGAGCGTCTACAGAAACATATAAGTCGATCTGCCCCTTTTGAGTAAATTTGATGGCATTACCCAGAATGTTAATCAACACTTGACGGAGCTTACCTTGATCCGCCTTGATATATCGAGGGACAAGGGCTTGTCCATGAAAATAGAGTTGCAGCTGCTTGCTTGAGGCTTTGAGGCTAAACAGCTCTTCCAACTCGATGAGCAAGTTGTATAGGTCAAAGCTGACAGGCGTGAGATGGAGTTGACCTGACTCAATTTGGCCATTTCCAACACATCATTGATTAATGCTAGAAGGTGTTTCCCACTGCGGTTAATCGTATTAACGTACTTGGTATCCTGCACCCCTAGGTGTTGAGAGCGCTGCATCAGCTGGGCATAGCCTAAGATGGCATTAAGAGGGGTACGGAGTTCATGGCTCATATGCTTAAGAAATCGCTTTTTGAGCTATTAGCCCTTTCTGCCTCCTCTTTCGCAGCTTTGAGTGCTTTAGTTTGTTTTTGCGAATGGGCTAATAGCTCAGCTTGCTGTACTGCTACCCTAATTGGGTCCCACCTGAGTCATGATTTGGGTCGCTGATGAGTCCCAATGGAAAGGAGCAGCATCTTGAGTCGCCATAAGTAATCCCATAAATGCGTACCATCGACAATGGGAACCACGAGATAAGATCCGATGTTTAATCGCTTTAAGACTTAAGGGTATAAGGATCAAATCCAAACTCATTGACATCTGTGATCGTTCGACAACGCACTTCTTGACTGGGGTCTCCCAAGGCAAATTCGTAAAGATAGGTTTGACTCAGTATTTGTTTTAGGCCCTTTGGGGGAGAAATCTCTACAGTCTTAGCTCCCGGATGAGCAGCTTTAAGAGCCATGATGGAGGGGCTATTCTGGCTCACCGACTCAGCGACTAACGTCCCGCTCCAATCGGATTAAATGATATACCAAAGTCCGATCGCAAGCAATAACCTGCTTTAATTCTTGAGTCGTATCGACGAATATAGTCTGTATATCTAAGGTCTTTCGCATGCGCTGAATGATCCCAGAGAGGGCATGTTCTCGTTCAGCACTTTTTTCAATTCAGCCGTTCGTTCTTGGACAAGGGTCTCTAAACCATCATTGAGATTGCGGAGTTCAACTTCGGCTCTTTGGCGTTCCTGAATTTCTTTTTGTAAGGCTTGATTGACTGTTTCCAGTTGTTCTGGCGTTTTCAAGGATAAGAATTTGGGAAGTAACGTTGCCATTTCCGTAGCTGTATAGCAGGAGACTAGAGCAGTGATAGCTTGCTCCAGTCCCAGACAGCCAGTAGGCAGGGTGCCATAAGGTCCAAATTTCCAGTAAATGGCCTGTACCACAGAGAACAATGAATGCTCCAAACAACAGAAAATATTCTGAAAGGGACATCGCTCCTTTTGGAGACGAAGTAGAGCAACATCACAGGAATGGAAAAGTAAGCCACTGCAATTAGTAAATCACTGATTACATGTAGACCTACCAAAGGAGTTTGCCAAAGGTAACAATGACCGTGAGGCATGTATTGCTCTGGGGAAAACAGATTTTTTAAAGTATTCCAAAGACTATTCATATATCCTGGCAAGTGATTGACATAAAAAAATAGTCACTAACACCGACTTGTCTTCTGATATTTCTTTCTCAAACTGATTGTTCTGAATTGGAGATGAATAGCCGCTTTACATCAGTTAAAGCTTGCCCCAAAAAAGATATGAATATGCATTAATCCTAGATATTCAGTTGATTTAGATAGATGCTTGGAGATCATTCCTAAAGACTGGGAATGCTGAGATCTAAATGGGTTGAGCATCCGGCCACTTTGGATATCAGTAGGGGGAAGTTTCATTAATGGCAGATCAACTAACTGCAACAACGGTGCAGCAAACACAAGCCTGGCAACAAGCCATTCTGGACAGTGCAGACTTCACGATGATTGCAACAGACCCTCAAGGGATTATCCAAACCATTAATGCTGGGGCACTGCGCAAATTAGGCTATCAGCCTGAAGAAGTGATTGGTAAAGTTACACCCGCCATTATTCATGATCCACTAGAAGTTCAGGAAAGAGCACAACAACTCTCATGCGAATTGGGCTATTCTATTGAACCTGGCTTTGAAGCCTTCGTTGCTAAGGCTCGATTGGGAATACCTGATGAAAATATTTGGACTTATATTCGTAAAGATCAGAGTCATTTTCGGCTACCAGCATAAAGCGGGAAAAGATTTGAGTATTTTCAGATAGGATCGCACTCTTTTGTAGATGAAATAGGCAAGATATCTGCGGTAGTCACAAAGAGCTGTATCGTACCT from the Acaryochloris marina S15 genome contains:
- a CDS encoding sensor histidine kinase KdpD, translating into MQLLEYQLESESNLCFFEARIVVSAENEVMAVIRDITDRKRAEDDIRTALTKERELNELKSRFVAMTSHEFRTPLATILSSAELLEHYGHKWDDTRKLKHLKQIQQSVEHMTGLLNDVLLLGKAESGNLAFKPIHMHLTDFCRGLVEELQITTNTHEIVCQLQEQTTELHMDEKLLRHIFTNLLSNAIKYSPQGGRIDFGLAFENDYAIFNVQDHGLGIPQTECDRVFNSFNRASNVGNISGTGLGLAIVKRSVDLHGGEISLTSQEKVGTTFTVRLPVGGINGIGENKFQMTFQPLA
- a CDS encoding PAS domain S-box protein, whose translation is MNDSERRFRAIFNQTFQFSGLLKPNGILLEANQTALEFGGLHLENVINCPLWETRWWTNSTETQSRLQNAVLEAAKGKFVRYEVDVLGAKDKVTTIDFSLKPVRDELGVVVLLIFEGRDISYHKQVEADLQQAHSELELRVQQRTAELKQSNEQLRSEIGERERAETALQSSVATNRALINAMPDWMFRINRDGIFVNYKDALNTKFPFQLKSF
- a CDS encoding diguanylate cyclase domain-containing protein; translated protein: MLSIQGYSVRKATGGEMALNSVDSLLPDLILLDILMPDLNGYEVCVQLKRNPQTANIPIIFLSALDDPLDKVKAFDVGGVDYLTKPFQVEEVLARVHNQLLLKSAQEKILGLNNQLQEWVIEQNSKLKLSNTRLLETSHYDLLTNIPNRASFLKRLEQSLFLAKMDKSYKFAVLYIDCDHFREVNYSFGYCVGDELLKQLAVKLQEVINPDDMLARLGGDQFAILFSKLTDEKQVDLFVEKVLFCLEQPFAIQDHEITITGSIGVGYGQAADDVVDITLKNAEIAMQKARERR
- a CDS encoding FHA domain-containing protein; this translates as MIGTTSSTKVQHFLVIEDELGKRTIPLLETTCSIGRDPSNSIVIQSPSASRQHALLMRVTMPDTDSHMFRLIDGNLQGKRSKNGLKVNDHTCTTHDLNHGDEVIFGEDVRARYYMTNNIADVHFLESCAADEVTGFLSNLHNPMQTLTQSGEVLASFNEAAIVRLASFPELFSNPIIEINLKAKLLI
- a CDS encoding pentapeptide repeat-containing protein translates to MVRALLRFGSGDFDLLEILRRGPDAWNQWREKNPNQEINLSGAKLNGANLHSADLHNAKLSSAKLNGADLRSADLSDAKLNDANLTRAKLSSAKLNNANLVGANLFGAHLFNTDFTNVNLRRAELFGAIVFEETKIDPKWLPKPHPR
- a CDS encoding diguanylate cyclase domain-containing protein, which encodes MQIGDTRILMIEDDKQDVEIIKELLEGRHSFSATLEHRKTLAEGIARLHHHPAFDLILLDLSLTDAHGLEAFQQIQLTFPEMPLIILSGNLDPLQALHLLQHGAQDCLFKGHFDATVLCCSIQFALERQNLRSELREKNESLKKISKELTIANRKLENIAVIDSLTKLSNRRRFDTVFMSEWVRLMREGQPLSLILCDVDHFKAYNDTYGHPAGDHCLQQVAHAIKTVAKRPADCVARYGGEEFAVVLPNTDQSGAVHVAEAIRAEIEALHIPHISSSVGHWISLSLGVASVIPKKEIAPSQLIELADQSLYMAKEQGRNCLHFFQPIQM